The following coding sequences lie in one Lolium perenne isolate Kyuss_39 chromosome 2, Kyuss_2.0, whole genome shotgun sequence genomic window:
- the LOC139835551 gene encoding uncharacterized protein, with amino-acid sequence MEQLLQGQAQLMQLLTQHLNQNNNNNNNPPPPPPPIDRLTRFLRLKPPTFSSSAEPIDADDWLRTISNKLDTVQCLEPEKVLYATHQLEGPAAAWWDNYKLSIADINNVTWDEFKKAFRGYHVPTGLMALKKKEFRALRQGSRTVAEYLDIFNKLARYSPDDVADDEGRQERFLDGLNDDLSFQLTSGDFKTCQALINKAIKLEGKQKEIEGRKRKANTPELRTRDRSKVAKSSSSHDHKEVVEGHKGQKDEHPFAPGITCYKCKEVGHYAKQCPDKDQVDTEK; translated from the coding sequence ATGGAGCAACTCCTCCAAGGTCAAGCTCAATTGATGCAGCTTCTGACTCAGCATCTGAACcagaacaacaataacaacaacaatccCCCACCTCCACCACCTCCCATTGATCGCTTGACACGGTTCTTGCGACTCAAGCCTCCCACCTTCTCAAGCTCTGCCGAGCCcattgatgctgatgattggcttcgcACTATCTCCAACAAGCTCGACACTGTGCAATGCTTGGAGCCAGAGAAGGTTCTCTATGCAACTCACCAGCTGGAGGGGCCAGCTGCAGCTTGGTGGGACAACTACAAACTCTCTATCGCCGACATCAACAATGTCACTTGGGATGAGTTCAAGAAAGCCTTCCGTGGCTATCACGTGCCAACTGGGCTCATGGCATTGAAGAAGAAGGAGTTTCGTGCGCTGCGCCAAGGATCGCGCACTGTGGctgagtacctagatatcttcaACAAGCTTGCTCGCTACTCTCCTGATGATGTGGCAGATGATGAGGGTAGGCAGGAGAGGTTTCTCGATGGTCTGAATGACGATCTCTCTTTCCAGTTGACCTCCGGTGATTTCAAAACGTGCCAGGCACTTATCAACAAGGCAATCAAGCTGGAGGGAAAACAAAAGGAGATTGAAGGTCGCAAGAGGAAGGCCAATACCCCCGAACTCCGTACAAGGGACCGTTCAAAGGTTGCAAAATCTAGTTCATCACATGACCACAAGGAGGTCGTGGAGGGGCACAAAGGACAAAAGGATGAGCACCCTTTTGCCCCAGGAATCACTTGCTATAAGTGCAAGGAAGTTGGTCACTATGCGAAACAGTGCCCAGACAAAGATCAAGTCGACACCGAGAAATGA